From Pseudomonas sp. G2-4:
TTAGCTAAGCTTGTCTGAGTCAATGCGAGGACTTCCTTGCGTGTGAATCGCTCGGATTTATCCGCCCGCTTTCCCAGTCGAACACACAGGTAGTGGATTTCAGAGCCGCCTAAAGCAGTTTCTCGTTCGGCCTGCAAAAGCTGTACAAATAAAGACTAATGTACAATTATTGAGGCGTCCTTGAGAAACCGGTGACGTGCTCATGATCAGGTCGTTCGCGTTCAGGAAAAGCCTGATGGGATGCATCGTTGGCATGCTTGCGCTGTATTGCGCTCAGGCTTTGTCCGATTGGCGAGCCTCACTGCCTGGCGCACGCCTGGTTGGGCAGGCCGACTTCACCTGGTACGGGTTCGAGGTGTATCAGGCGCGACTATGGAGCGCAGCATTGCGGCCGGGCCTCGAGACGACGTTCGCCCTGGAGCTCGATTACCGGCGCTCCATCAACAAGCAAACCCTGGTCGAAACCAGTCTTGACGAAATGCAACGCATCATCGGAGCACCTCTGGAGGCCGGGCGCCTGGATGCATGGCGCGGCCACATGAACCGGGCGTTCGTTGACGTGAAGCCGGGAAGTCGCATTACCGGCGTGTTTCTGCCGGGGTGGGGGTGTCGCTTCTATGTGAATGAGCAACTTTCCCACGTTGTTGCGGACCCGGCATTCGCCCAGGCATTTTTTGCCATTTGGCTTGATCCTGATACCAGAGATAAAAAATCAAGAAATCAATTACTTGGGGTTAATACTTCACGTAATACTGGAGACAAGCCATGACACGTTTTCTGATGGCTCTGCAGTTGATGCCGGGCTTGACCAGCGGCGGCAATGTCAATGTGGATCGCTGCCGCTCGAGCATGGGCAAGCTCGGCGTTGAGCTGGGGCAGGCGACTCTGTTTTTCCGCCGTCAGACCGGGGCTGGGCAATGAATCTGCAAGTGCTGACCGACCTGGCCGCCGAAGGTCGTATCCACGAGTTGGAGTTGTTGTCGCTGCAAGGCGGGTTCTACGTGTTGCGCGCCCGTCTGGACAGTGGGCCGCGTACGTTGCTCGATGAGTCGGGCAAGACGATGCAGGTACGCTCCACCACTCATCTGCGAGAGTTGCTGCGAGCCGTGCCGCGCTTGCCGTGCACGCTGGTGCAGCAGGTGGTCCACGATGAAATGTGCGGTCAGCCTGAAGGTGTGATCGAGCCGCTGCGCATACCGCTTTTCCTCGATGAGCCCTGGTAAGCAGGTTGCCTGCACGGCGGATCAGTGCGAATCGGCCAAGCGCAATGCCAGCGGCAGCCATAGCGCCCACAGCGGCGCCAGGACCAGTGCGGTGCCCAGCACGCCAAGGGGCAGCGTAACCCCGGCCAACGGCGCTCCCACGCAGTAGGCCAGCGGGCCGCCGACCAGGCCCACACACGCACCTCGCCAGAGCGGCGTGGCTGCCCAGGCCAGGCTATGGCGCAATCCCGTGGCAAAAACCAGCCAGAGCAAGGCCAGCCAGAGCGGCAACGGGGTTTGGCTGAATTCGAACAATCCCTGCACACCCAGTCCCCAGTCCAGCAGCATGCCGCAGAGGCCGACGCGCATCACCGCGTGCATCTCGGCCCGGGGCTCGGGGCACAGCCGCAGGTGCGCAAGCAGTCCGACGACCACCGCCAGCAGCCACCGCGGATCCTTCGCACCCAGTACACAACCCCACCAACCCAATTGCAGCCAGAGGACGTTGATCAGCAGGCCGGTGCGGCTCATTCCGGCGCCTGTTGTCCCAACCAGGGCGATTGGCGAGCGCCGGGGGCGGCAAACAGCAACTGAGCGACGCCAATGGCACGCTCCTGGAATCCCCCCTCGCAGTAACACAGGTAGAACTCCCAGAGGCGCTGGAAGGTTTCGTCATAGCCCAGCTCCAGCAACACTTGGCGTGACTGCCTGAAGTTCTCGTGCCAGTGCCGCAGCGTACGGGCGTAGTGCGCGCCGAAGTCCTCCAGGTGCAGCAGATTGAGCGGCGTCTGGGTGCTGGCGATGGTCAACAGCCTGGACAGTGATGGCAGCGCGCCGCCTGGAAAAACATGACGCTGGATGAAGTCCACCGAGCGCCGGGCCTGGTCGTAGCGCTGGTCGCGGATGGTGATCGATTGCAGCAGCATCAGGCCGTCATCCTTGAGCAGCGCGGCGCAGCGACGGAAGTATTGCGGCAGGTAGCGATGGCCGACGGCTTCGATCATCTCGATGGACACCAGCTTGTCATAGCGGCCTTGCAGGTCGCGGTAGTCCTGGCGCAGCACGCTGATGCGCTGTTGCAGGCCCAGGGCCTCGACACGCCGACAGGTGTGAGCGTATTGCTCGTCGGACAAGGTGGTGGTCGTGACCTTGCACCCATAGTGGCCGGCCGCATGGATCGCCAGGCTGCCCCAACCGGTGCCGATCTCCAGCAGGTGATCGCCGGGGCGCAGGTCAAGCTTGCGGCAGATGCGTTCGAGCTTGTTGAGTTGGGCTTCTTCCAGGCTTTGCTCAGGATTTTCGAACATCGCGGCTGAATACATCATGGTGGGGTCGAGCAAGCGCTCGAACAGCGCGTTGCCCAGGTCGTAGTGGGCCATGATGTTGCGCCGCGAGCCACGCCGATTGTTGCGGTTAAGCCAGTGCAGCCCCCGCAGCAGCGGGCGGCTGAAGCGGGCCAGGCCGCTGTCCATGGCGTCGAGCACCTCCAGGTTGGCAACGAACAGGCGCGTGACGGCCGTCAGGTCGTGGCTGCGCCAATGGCCCTGGATATAAGCCTCGCCAGCGCCGATGGAACCGTTACCCGCGACCATGCCCCAGACGGCGTCGTCGAGGATCTCGACGTCTGCCACCAGCGGGCTGCCCGGGTCACCGAAGCTCGACATTGTTCCATCCACCGTCAGGCGCAGGTGGCCCTGGCGCAGACGACGCAACTGGCCGAGCACGGCCTGCTTGAAAAGGCCGCCGCTGAACGGGCGGAAGCTGGCGGCCTTGGTTACGCTCAGGATCGGGTCAGACATGGTCAGAGTCCTTGTGGGCAGTTTCGCCGACGCTCAGGCTGCCTTGGCTGGCCTGGTGGTCGTGCAGGGGAGTGCGTTTCAAGATCAGGCGCAGGGCCTGCCAGTAAATGGCGCTGACGGTGCGCAGGCTCATCCAGGGGAAGGCCAGGATGTGGCGGCGCAACGACCCGGCATCGAGGGCCTGGCGCTCAAGGACAAGCCCGGCCTCGAACACCTTCCGGCCGTCGAGCCAGTTCTCCATGTGCACGCGAATGCTGGAATCCAGGATCAGGAAACGCATGCGGTAGTCCATGTCCCTGGGCAGGAACGGTGACACATGGAAAGCCTTGGCCACCCGAAACGCCTGGGGCTCCCCGGGGCAAACCGGCAGCACATAGTGGTATCGCTCGCGCCATGGGGTGTTACGCACTTCGCAGAGGATTGCCGCCAGGCGCCCGTCGGCTTCATGGCAAAAATAGAAACTCACTGGGTTGAACGACAGGCCCCAACTGCGCGGCTGGGTCAGCAGGTGGATCGCGCCTTGGGGGGCTGCGCCCAAGGCTTGAGCGAGGATTTCGCGCACCGCGTCGGCCAAGGGAACACCGAGTTGGGTGCGAGCTGGCAGGTAATCGCGCTCGCGCCAGCACAGCGGTGCCAGGGGCCACGGCCGCAGCAGGCGGGAAAGTCCCAGTACCTGTTCCTGTTCGGCCAGGTCCAGGTACAGCATGCCGATCGGATAACGGAACGCGTGGATCCGCGGCGTATGGCGTCGGTGATCGACCCAGCCGCGACACAGGCTGCTGTTCAAAGGAGT
This genomic window contains:
- a CDS encoding chalcone isomerase family protein, with translation MIRSFAFRKSLMGCIVGMLALYCAQALSDWRASLPGARLVGQADFTWYGFEVYQARLWSAALRPGLETTFALELDYRRSINKQTLVETSLDEMQRIIGAPLEAGRLDAWRGHMNRAFVDVKPGSRITGVFLPGWGCRFYVNEQLSHVVADPAFAQAFFAIWLDPDTRDKKSRNQLLGVNTSRNTGDKP
- a CDS encoding DUF6482 family protein, which produces MNLQVLTDLAAEGRIHELELLSLQGGFYVLRARLDSGPRTLLDESGKTMQVRSTTHLRELLRAVPRLPCTLVQQVVHDEMCGQPEGVIEPLRIPLFLDEPW
- a CDS encoding DUF2878 domain-containing protein, with product MSRTGLLINVLWLQLGWWGCVLGAKDPRWLLAVVVGLLAHLRLCPEPRAEMHAVMRVGLCGMLLDWGLGVQGLFEFSQTPLPLWLALLWLVFATGLRHSLAWAATPLWRGACVGLVGGPLAYCVGAPLAGVTLPLGVLGTALVLAPLWALWLPLALRLADSH
- a CDS encoding cyclopropane-fatty-acyl-phospholipid synthase family protein codes for the protein MSDPILSVTKAASFRPFSGGLFKQAVLGQLRRLRQGHLRLTVDGTMSSFGDPGSPLVADVEILDDAVWGMVAGNGSIGAGEAYIQGHWRSHDLTAVTRLFVANLEVLDAMDSGLARFSRPLLRGLHWLNRNNRRGSRRNIMAHYDLGNALFERLLDPTMMYSAAMFENPEQSLEEAQLNKLERICRKLDLRPGDHLLEIGTGWGSLAIHAAGHYGCKVTTTTLSDEQYAHTCRRVEALGLQQRISVLRQDYRDLQGRYDKLVSIEMIEAVGHRYLPQYFRRCAALLKDDGLMLLQSITIRDQRYDQARRSVDFIQRHVFPGGALPSLSRLLTIASTQTPLNLLHLEDFGAHYARTLRHWHENFRQSRQVLLELGYDETFQRLWEFYLCYCEGGFQERAIGVAQLLFAAPGARQSPWLGQQAPE
- a CDS encoding DUF1365 domain-containing protein, whose translation is MNSSLCRGWVDHRRHTPRIHAFRYPIGMLYLDLAEQEQVLGLSRLLRPWPLAPLCWRERDYLPARTQLGVPLADAVREILAQALGAAPQGAIHLLTQPRSWGLSFNPVSFYFCHEADGRLAAILCEVRNTPWRERYHYVLPVCPGEPQAFRVAKAFHVSPFLPRDMDYRMRFLILDSSIRVHMENWLDGRKVFEAGLVLERQALDAGSLRRHILAFPWMSLRTVSAIYWQALRLILKRTPLHDHQASQGSLSVGETAHKDSDHV